The following are from one region of the Salicibibacter kimchii genome:
- the mbcS gene encoding acyl-CoA synthetase MbcS, which translates to MNVQDLIAPPQYNIAAAVEKFSDDPSRTAIRWKNEKGSIREVSYSALAAKTNQYAQVLRRSGLEKGDRVLIILPRIPEAYISYLACLKAGLVAIPCSEMLRKKDLEFRMEHSGARGIVAYDQTIAEVDAIEGDYDALDRRFIIGQKVDGWSSIDELAEKESEQYEGEKTSRDDMAFLSYTSGTTGNPKGVAHTHGWGYAHVETAAKNWLNVNEGDLVWATAAPGWQKWIWSPFLSTISLGATAFVYHGGFNPETYLQLLEKEKIEVLCCTPTEYRLMVSVDDLGSYNLSNLKSAVSAGEPLNRPVIEAFQQTFNINVRDGYGQTENTLLVSIQEGMDIKPGSMGTPTPGNQVEVIDQNGDPSSTGEVGDIAVHKDSPALFKEYYRDPERTQATYRGDWYLTGDQAYRDEDGYFWFVGRSDDIIISAGYTIGPFEVEDALVKHDAVKECAVVGVPDEIRGTVVKAYVVLRDPKNVGNTEELVSELQDHTKRLTAPYKYPRKIEFIDELPKTTSGKIRRITLRKEAEETT; encoded by the coding sequence ATGAACGTTCAAGATTTGATTGCACCACCACAGTATAATATTGCAGCTGCGGTGGAGAAATTCTCAGATGATCCTAGTCGAACGGCAATTCGTTGGAAGAATGAGAAGGGAAGCATTCGAGAGGTTTCTTATTCGGCGTTAGCTGCAAAAACAAATCAATACGCGCAAGTGTTGCGACGTTCGGGGCTTGAAAAAGGGGACAGAGTTTTAATTATTCTGCCTCGAATTCCTGAAGCTTACATCTCTTATCTTGCTTGCCTAAAGGCCGGTTTGGTGGCCATTCCATGCTCCGAAATGCTCCGGAAAAAAGATCTGGAATTTCGAATGGAACACTCCGGGGCTAGAGGAATTGTCGCTTATGATCAAACGATTGCCGAAGTCGATGCCATCGAGGGTGATTATGACGCGCTCGATCGAAGATTTATCATTGGACAAAAGGTTGATGGATGGTCCTCGATCGATGAACTCGCTGAGAAAGAAAGTGAACAGTATGAGGGTGAAAAAACATCTAGAGACGACATGGCCTTCCTTTCCTATACGTCCGGAACGACGGGAAATCCAAAAGGCGTCGCCCACACACATGGATGGGGCTATGCCCATGTAGAGACTGCCGCCAAAAATTGGCTGAATGTGAATGAAGGGGATCTCGTTTGGGCAACGGCTGCGCCTGGATGGCAGAAGTGGATTTGGAGTCCTTTCCTATCGACGATCAGTCTTGGAGCAACAGCATTTGTTTATCACGGAGGTTTTAATCCGGAAACCTATTTACAGTTATTAGAAAAAGAAAAAATTGAAGTATTATGCTGTACGCCGACCGAATATCGTTTGATGGTGAGTGTTGATGATCTTGGAAGTTATAACCTTTCAAATCTGAAAAGCGCGGTTTCCGCAGGCGAACCTCTCAATCGCCCCGTGATTGAAGCTTTTCAACAAACCTTTAACATTAATGTCCGGGATGGCTATGGCCAAACCGAGAACACATTACTCGTAAGCATCCAGGAAGGCATGGATATCAAACCGGGATCCATGGGTACTCCGACACCGGGTAATCAAGTCGAAGTGATTGATCAGAACGGGGATCCTTCCTCGACGGGAGAAGTTGGGGACATTGCTGTTCACAAAGATTCTCCGGCCCTTTTTAAGGAGTACTATCGTGACCCTGAACGAACGCAAGCAACTTATCGAGGCGACTGGTATTTAACCGGAGATCAAGCCTATCGGGATGAAGATGGTTACTTTTGGTTCGTCGGCAGAAGTGACGACATTATCATAAGCGCCGGATACACGATCGGGCCATTTGAAGTAGAAGATGCTTTAGTAAAACACGATGCTGTGAAAGAGTGTGCAGTAGTCGGAGTTCCTGATGAAATCAGGGGGACTGTTGTCAAAGCATATGTGGTTCTTCGTGATCCTAAAAACGTTGGAAATACGGAAGAACTCGTCAGCGAATTGCAGGATCATACTAAACGGTTAACCGCTCCGTATAAATATCCCAGAAAAATTGAGTTTATTGATGAACTTCCTAAAACGACCTCCGGAAAAATTAGGCGCATCACGCTCAGAAAAGAAGCGGAAGAAACAACCTGA